A window of Populus trichocarpa isolate Nisqually-1 chromosome 17, P.trichocarpa_v4.1, whole genome shotgun sequence genomic DNA:
GTTGTTCTTTGACAATAACGATTATTAATCAACGATTATGAAATTAAACCGTTAAAAGATTTTCTTGCTCGTGAAATTTACAGATAGTTGGTGTTATGCCCTAGCATTTTCTTATCACATTCCAGATACCATGCCTTGCCCCAATAAGAACAGTGATTATCATTTTCCAAAAAGGCAATATAATGAAAGCTAGCTTACCAAAAGAGCTCATAACTATAGAAAGAACAGGACCCTTATGAGCCTGCCACGATAATCCTTCCTTAAAATGAGAATTAGCATCATCTAAATGTTGATCCATTTTCCAGGACCTAATCTTCCCATCTTTGTGCCCGCTCCAAACCAATCTATTTGCACTGTCAATGATTAAACACATTGTAGGTGAGGTATTCCCTGACTCAAAAAATGGTGCAGCATCTTCATCACCCCTTCTCGCTCTCCCACCTAATCCACTTCCAGCCTCATATACATCCTCAAAACTCCAAAACCTTACCCCACACTCCTGACCAGCCCACAACTGCTTATCGGTACAAGCAATGTTTCTCAAAAACTTCCCCACCTGAGTTTCTCTCAAAGGATGTGGCCTAAGTTCTAGACAAGGCGGTCGGCCAGCGTGCACAGCTGAACGTGTTGGAAACTTAAAGATTCCAGTCCCGCCACCATTTGCAATGAACTCAGGCAATGGTTGGAATTGCATGAGTTGATCATCCTCAGCAGTACCAACGAAGAAATCTTCACCGCTGCCACCACGAGAACGGGTGGTGTTAGAAGGAGAAGAGGAGCGTGGGCAGAATTCATCGTCCTCGGAAGAAGATTCATAATAAAAAGGATCAGAAAGCACAGGTTTAGGGATGTCATCAAGACTGTGCTTTCTTGTACCTGGATGGTGTTTTTTAGTAGTAGGTCCTGAAGAGGTTGCACGTAGCTGCTGGCTATGAGAGTGGATATTTCGCGGCGGCAGAGGGACAGGAGATAGCCCTTTTAAAGCCTCcttatcttcatcttcaaaaatGTCAACATTTCTATCCTGACCCATTGATGATCATCAAGATGGATATATCACATATATATTGGAAAGGTTGAGAAACAGAGAGATTGAAAggtgaaaaggagaagaaaaggaagggaagAATGACTCTAAAGGAAAGAGGAGAGCACTTTGGTTTGGAGTTGTTCACGAGGAAGAGGAAGGGGAGGAGGAGGCAGAGACAGAGAATAGAGAGAGCGAAGACTTAGGCGTATTATGCTGGTGGGTGGACGGACAGGAATGTTACGTTGCTTTTGTGGGACTGTATCTATTGATATATTTAGATTAGACTAATTAGTTGCTTAATTGCAACCTTAAAAGtggttttaaaacccgaccaCTGCAAGGCACAGGCCGGGTTGAGAAGATCTACCGGgcggattaatttttttaaaagaatcaaaacaattttttcttttgaaaagatcAACGGGTTGgttgtttggtttttatcttGTCACATGATCAATCTTGGTTTTTAACCGAATCACTTGgggtttttactttttttattttttccttcaatttaaaCTAATTTAGACCACAAGTTGGATGGTCGAGTTCCGGGTCAATTTATTGAACTGGTCTAGATTTTAAACAATGTCttgtgatatttttataatgccaACGAAACCCCACTTGACCCATAAAAAATTTACAGTCtgatttttcaagaattaatgttgattataaaaataacaaaaaagacagtttttaaatgagattacaaaaaattaaaaatagtaaaatcatttttgtatattataaaaaaaaaaaattgaataatattacatcaatatattttcttatgattaATGTCAAAAACAATCTTGGTTTGGTATTGAACCGCTTAAATCAATGTAAAGAACAGACATTCATCATATTATTCTTCAAGGTTGATATTATTCTCACTAGTAAATGATAGAACAGACATTCACATGCCAGTATAATCCCAGAGGATTCAAGTCAATGATGGGCGTGGATCCTGTACAGCAAGGAGATGGCGATTCAACTCCTTCAGAAACCATCATTCATGTTGATGCTCAATGTGCCCTCCTCCCGAAGAAATGAGGATCATGCATCAAGAGTGTTTGTATACTCGTCAAAGTATGGATTGGGTTGTATCCCTCCTCCATCTTCCAAATTTCTCTCTTCCCTGCAGCAATGctcaagcaaaaataaatttctcaaGTCTCTTCAAGATCTTTGCAATAATCTAAGAATTcatttcaacaaagaaaaatcttttgTGCAATAAAAAAGCACCTGTAAGGAGAAAAGAAGAACATTATAAGCCATGCCCATTGCACAAGCACATAATCACACCTGGATCCTCCATCAGTCCATCCCATCTTGCATACCCATACCCATAATCATGAAAGGACTACCACCAAACtcctaaatatataattttgataaaaacaatcGGTAGTTCGCAATAAAGCATGGAACGATGGTGAGTGGTGGTTACTCTACTAGACTGAATCCAGAAGACCCTTCACAAATGATATCCAAAATGAACGGCAATGGTGCGGTAATGGACAACTTTAAAATCAGTTTACAATACAGTATTCTGAGAATTAAGCTGTATTGCATGAAAAGCATGACCCTTTTGCAAGCAGAAAACCACGAAACGATAAAACATTGCTAGTGTACCTTGCGAGCTTCGATAGCAAGTTCGTTATCAACAATGGTTACTGCCTTGAAGCCCATGGGATGCAACACCTCTTCATAGCTAGGGGAAAAGACATGATAAATTCAATCTTCTAAGAAGAGAATAAACTGTCAACCAAGAATTTTATAGGTCATGGTAATAACTGATAAGATTAGAAgcagaaggaaaacaaaataggTAGAGAAGTACTCGGAGACTGATACTTTATACGGGGGCCCACCAACATGATCGCTGATCTGCCAAATAGTTTACATTATATAGGAATATTAGCCACTagttataaaaaagagagacgATCACAATAATTTGAGCTGATTTACTTGTATTTAGTATGGACTTGACAATCCCAAGAAAAAGCCATCCTCCATTGTTCATAACTCCAAATTAAACAGAGCCAAGAAACTAGagtgttttataattatgaatcaaGTTATTGTTGCTTccttcaaagaaaaagaaagggtttGTTGCCAAATGGAAGAGAAACTGTGAAAATATGTAGGAGATAAAGATCAGTACCGGATACATCAGTGTTATGAGCTCTCCATCAGGTTTCAACATTTCTTGAACTTTGCATGCCCATCTTGATCTCATCCCTGGTTCGATAGCACAGAAGAACCTGCAGATTTTCCATTAGCATGTTCATATCAGGCAACCCATCTCACAGACTAAACATGCATATGACCAAGTTGACTTACGTGTAATCGAAAATGAGATCAAACAACTCAGGTGGATGCCAAGTGAAGAAGTCTGCCTTCAAGAATGTAAAGTAACTTGAATTTGGTAATGAGGAAGACAACtgtttcaaaatttaaagagaGAATTAACATAAGTAATGAAGcaagaaaaactaaaaccatgaatcttttaatttcttaacttAGGTCACCATTCTAATCTGAAACCAACTTAGAATCCACGGATACGGGTGCCAACTCTGTTACCAACTGACTTTTTCAGTAACACTAGATCAAGGCTTCTCAGAATTAAATCAGAGCTATAGAAATTTAAATCGATATGCGTTTGTAGTACTTTCATTGAATTCCTTTGGGAGCAGAAGGGAATTAGTAATACAAACGATCTTAATTTCCTCTATCATGCGTTTTGCTTTAATCTGATCATAATCACATTGTTATGTGCAATGTATTTGAAGAATTGGCAAGCAGATTGCTCTTACCTCTATTGCTTTCTCAATAGCCGTGTGCGAGACGTCCAATCCAACAACATAGCGTTCAGAGCATGCCATTGCTACCACATCATAACCCTGCGCGATATTCGACCATATAGCTGATTTCAGGATCATGTTGAAACTtacaccaaacaaaaaaaaaagggggcatAAACATGCAAGAGATCATAAAAATACTGAAGAAGTAACTTACAGAGCCACATCCAGGGACTAAAGCCCTGCCCTTAGGAAGGGCACCTGTCTGATGAAGATGTAAGATAATAGGTGTTGGGCGTCCTAAATCCCATGGTGTCAATCCCTGCTCCCAACAATTCTCCCAACCGCCTAGATTACATCATTTACAGACACGATGACATATCTCTATAACCATGTACTTTGAactcaaa
This region includes:
- the LOC7484604 gene encoding probable thiol methyltransferase 2 isoform X2; this translates as MQLWIGATNLRMDKKREEGKEPIAKEREGSVKFKPEVHQMQKLVTTETSGGWENCWEQGLTPWDLGRPTPIILHLHQTGALPKGRALVPGCGSGYDVVAMACSERYVVGLDVSHTAIEKAIELSSSLPNSSYFTFLKADFFTWHPPELFDLIFDYTFFCAIEPGMRSRWACKVQEMLKPDGELITLMYPISDHVGGPPYKVSVSDYEEVLHPMGFKAVTIVDNELAIEARKGREKFGRWRRDTTQSIL
- the LOC7484604 gene encoding probable thiol methyltransferase 2 isoform X1; this translates as MQLWIGATNLRMDKKREEGKEPIAKEREGSVKFKPEVHQMQKLVTTETSGGWENCWEQGLTPWDLGRPTPIILHLHQTGALPKGRALVPGCGSGYDVVAMACSERYVVGLDVSHTAIEKAIELSSSLPNSSYFTFLKADFFTWHPPELFDLIFDYTFFCAIEPGMRSRWACKVQEMLKPDGELITLMYPISDHVGGPPYKVSVSDYEEVLHPMGFKAVTIVDNELAIEARKMGWTDGGSRCDYVLVQWAWLIMFFFSPYREERNLEDGGGIQPNPYFDEYTNTLDA